The Candidatus Hydrogenedentota bacterium genomic sequence GGCGCGTTCGCTCTCGGCAATGCCAAAGAGCAGCGGGCCGCGCAGACCGATCTCCCGGGGCTGCATATTGGAGGGCACATCGCCGAAGTAGCGCTGGTATTCACGGTCGAGTTCGGGCAGCACATAGCGGTCACGAAGATCGGCGAGAGAGATGTACTCCGGTATCTTGCGCAGCACGGCGTAGAGCGCGGGGTGGCCGCCGAGGGCCTCGGGGGTGATGTTGGAGAGGCGTCCGCAGGCGGCGACGGTTTCGTCCGGGTATCCGGCTTCGCGCAGGGCCTGCTGGAAGATTTCCATGGCCATGGAGTAGGCGAAGCGATTGAGGGTGTAGGCGACCTTTTCCGCGCCGCTGATGCTGCGCTTTGTAAAACTGTTGATCACGAGAACGCGCAGGGTCTCCGGCAGGGCAATGGTACGGGCGCCGGCGGTTCCGAAGTCCTTCGGGTAAAGGGAGGCGTGGACGATGACGCCGGGCCTACCCAGAATGATGGCGGCCTGATCGCAGGTGCCGCATCGGGACCCGGTGTACCACTCCGCGTCCTGCGCGGCGAGGATGAGGGCGTCGTCGTCGAGTTGGATTTCATTCCATCCGAACCAGGCGTGGAGCAGGGCGATGCACAAGGCGGCGGAGGAACTGAGGGCCGCGCCCTGGGGCAGATTGCTGTCCACGACCATCCGCAGTCCGCCGATATCGCTTTCGGGCGCAGCATGGCGCGCGCGGAGCCAGGCGCCTTCCACGTAGTTGCGCCAGTGACCGGGGACGGCGGCGATCCGCGCGGCCACATCGGCCGATGCGATGAATTCGGGCCAATCGCGACCTTCGGGTCCGGGTAGCGCATCAAGGCCGATATGGAGGGGCGTGAAGGTTTCGCTGGTATTCACCACGTGGGTGAAGCCCTCGGGCGAGGGCGCGGCTACGACAATCACCTCGCGCTGGTGAGTCATGAGGTTGAGCCAGCCGCCGTGGGTGTCCACGTGCATGCCCCGCAGGTTGATGCGACCCGGCGCGCGAAAAATGCGGACGGGTTCATCGCCAAAAGTCTCCAGATAGCGGTTCAGGACCGCACACAGGCGTTGACGTCGCTCTTCGATGAGCGCCGGGTCTCTGTAGATTTCGGTGAGTCGGGGCCGGTCGATCCCATCGGTTGCGCCGAGGGCGGCGAGCCAGGCGGAGGCGCGGGGCGCGTCAGTCGTCATAGCTGGTGCGAACCCCGTAATCGGTGCGCAGTTGCTTCAGTTCACCGAGGAGCGCGGGGCTTTCCCCTTCGCGCGAAATCCGCCCGATGATGTGGTAGGCCTTCTGGAAGGCCCAGTTCCGGGCGATATCCCGTGTTCCCTCTTCGGCCTCGTCGAAATTGGTGCGAAAGATAATCTCTTTCTTCTCCGAGCCCGCCTTGCCCGCGAGTCGCAGGGCGAATGTCCGGCTGGATTCGGGATTGAATCGCCCGTAGAGCGCCACCGCCTGGCCCTGGAAGAAATCGGGCATGGACTGTGGATACACCTTTCCGGTGTCGATGCGCCCAAAATCCGCGCTCAAATCGACCAGGATGGGGTCGCGCAATGTGAGAAAGAACTGGGGCAGTCCTTTCTCGATGTCTTCAATGTCCGATGTGACCTGAGCCGCGCCCTTGTTGCGGTAGGCAAGCAAATCCAGCAGATAGCGGTTGACGGTCTTGCCGCCGCCGAAGGCGTAGACGCCGTTACCCTGGCTGTTGTCCGAGGTCAGACTATTGATGATGGCGCGGCTGTCCTGAAGGCCGGCGGTGGGGCGTCCGTCGCTCACGACGACCACGACGCCGGGGTTGCCTTCGCGCCGCGGCTGCTGGACCATGGGCTGGAGGGCCTTGAAGACGTCGGTCTGTCCGGACGACGCGAGATTGTCGATAAACTTGCCCGCGGCCTGAAGATTCTCCCTGGTGGCGGGCACGGCGGCGGGCTGGAAGTACTGGGGCGCGTCGCGAAACACCACGAGATTAAAGCGGTCCTCGGGTTTGAGTTGCTTGAGTGCGGTGCGGAGCCCCTTCACGGTAATATTGAGTTTGTGCTGGGGAATGCTGCTGGAGGCATCCACCACAAAGGACACATCCTTGGGCAGCACGGGGATC encodes the following:
- a CDS encoding VWA domain-containing protein, with translation MLSRRVLFGLSVAMAAAFYAALLFAAPSIRMLQAGARPEKMLARLNVYLRDPATLFQPDTQADRQAFSARPGSVRDLLKMDEIPADNTAFDKPEVEIPDFARRVASDALPPAPAPMDDSLHRLEAKVLEITREAARRDLEVPRRLVRPGTTALPGVEAFPDLKPAEDAGEGPALTLPPSGLPSLLAQGPAALSGAGSSGGGPDLSQPPVQLELPTTMPTLEPEAEPLREPVRQAMASAKEERNYDFLDGLLDMKLRTWRNPGDPEGYFELRITPRKGESIPVLPKDVSFVVDASSSIPQHKLNITVKGLRTALKQLKPEDRFNLVVFRDAPQYFQPAAVPATRENLQAAGKFIDNLASSGQTDVFKALQPMVQQPRREGNPGVVVVVSDGRPTAGLQDSRAIINSLTSDNSQGNGVYAFGGGKTVNRYLLDLLAYRNKGAAQVTSDIEDIEKGLPQFFLTLRDPILVDLSADFGRIDTGKVYPQSMPDFFQGQAVALYGRFNPESSRTFALRLAGKAGSEKKEIIFRTNFDEAEEGTRDIARNWAFQKAYHIIGRISREGESPALLGELKQLRTDYGVRTSYDD